Genomic DNA from Nicotiana tabacum cultivar K326 chromosome 21, ASM71507v2, whole genome shotgun sequence:
tgtgcagagccaggtattgaagataacggacttgagcagagttaaagcgagatcgtaaggattcaaggtagagctgcttggtcgtcgcagtttcttggagtcctttcatttcattgtactgttaacttgtaatcaaacagtattgtatattcggtccttgtgatcattctatgtattcagttagagttcgtgactcagtactgccagtcttgggaggttgtatattgtaattattttcactgttagttttggttacttattttttttttaaaaatggcttcaaaaatgcgATGGgaatcgacttacctagtcttagagactaggtgccatcacgacgcctgtggtgggattttggatcgtgacacattGAGTGCAAACAAATGAAGCCTTTGTGTTTGGATTAAAATAGTAAAACTGTACAAGAATGTATTAGTTGCAAAGTAAGGGATTATTAACCAtgactaagggtgtgtttggtatgacctTCTTGCTTGAAGCTCTGTCAAAGATGCTATccaattttttcatatttggttggcttaaatgttttgaaaaatatttttctcatgaactaattttcctccaattggaagaaaatattttccctatcaagagaagggaaaacattttccaaaactcttttccAACCTTCCTCTCATTCCCCATCCCCACCAACCCGTCCCtacacccccaccccaccccaattATACCCACTCCCACCCCagcctaaatagaaatattattaatagtactttcttttcatgttataaatagagtaattttttcatttcaacaaaggagtattttcttcatttcaacaaaatgatatggtaaaaatattttcttttatttcaataaaaaaagtatttttttttatttcaacaaaatgagtatttttcttttcatgatatagaaaagttaatttctttcatttctacaaaataagtactttattttcatgttgtacaAATAGtgctttctttttcaaccaaaaaaaagagtactttttgttgttgttatggaACACAAATTTCAACGTTGTTTTTGCATAAAAAAGTAAAGTAGCATATTAGTTCTTTTGGGTTTGTAtgaatttttatataataattaaattcttgaagaaaatagagtcatGAAAATGTTGGGTATTTGGGCGGCAGGAGCGAGGAGCGGGGGGAGAGCACAGGAAACATAGGGACTTTAGGGGGAGGGGGGAAGGGGAgggtgaggagagtagcataaaaaattatttttcgaaaaaatattttctaccctctaaccaaacactagaaaaaaAATTTCGGAAAAGTTTTTTCTCACTaaccaaataagaaaaaataagtgataaaatcactcatattccatgaaaatattttctttcataccaagCACACTCTAAATGATGAATTTTATGTAAAGGGCACATTTTATTGTTTTTTCAACGACATAACCCACGTTTTATGCGATCTATTGGGGAATTTTAATTGAAGCTTTATATGATACTTTGCATCCAAAATAAGGACTTTGCCTTTCTATTTGTGCAAAAGCAGCAAGGCAAAAAATAGCCAGTGCCACCAACTACCGTGAGCTCTTCTTTCTCTCTATCATTTTCCTAAAATTCTTTGCTTCAAAATTAAGACTCCCAGAAAACTCATTGATTAAAAAGGTAAGATGAATAATGATAAAATATTACTCTCTCTTTATTACAATCTCTACATTATTAATCCATGTCTTACTGTCTCTGTATAATTTGTTtctaaaccaaacgaccccttaaggACGAGATTTTTGTGATTAATGCAAATTGCAACAATAGACATCTTCATGAGTGAGAAATATAATCAAGAGATGACTAGAACAATCAGTGCAACTCTCTAAAATAAGTATCGTGATGCCGGTATTTATCTTTTTAAAATCTAAATATTGTTTAGGTgattaaattgaaatttcaaaatgaCAAATGCATGAGTTCAAGTTTTCTAAGAATGAAGGCATACTCTTAAACTAAAAATTCGTTTTGTAACAACATACTTTGAGTACTTTCAAATACTGAATTTCTATATTTGTAAATATTTGTGGTGATTTGTAAATATTGAAGCGCAGTATTTAAATATCAagctaaatattaaaataataatataaaggtATATTCTATTGATTTCTACGTACTCGcaaatctttatattttataaacTTTTTTTTCTAAATGAAATTAATGCTCAAACACAATTCAAATTCCCTCaaacttttcttcaattttaatttcTACTATACCAAACGCTTACAAAGTGTACAAAAAATTTCCACAGTACTTCCTTCATAGAATAATCTCTGAGGTAATTCAAAATCATGAAATGAAACCTCTTTCTTGAAGTTATTAGCATTTTTTATGACGTAACTTGCCTAGACATAATGTTTTTTACATTAATTTTTTTGTTCCAAAAGTTTCTTAATATTATTATgtgataatttttataaatataatttacttttaatttttaaatgtaaaaagagagagagaagtaAAGCTTTCAATACAAATTTAAAATGTTTTAAAACCAAGCTATATCCCAAGTTTATAGATTTCTACTCAATTCTTGGCTTTAACATCTATCTGTTGTGTCTTAATAGAGCTATACTATATCCTTCTGTTGCTTATTTCAGGAATTCAAGGAACAGATGATAAGGTAAAAGATGCTACATTTGGGCTGTATATGAGGGTGTGAACTGCCAACTTTTCCTTCTCAAAATTAAAAGATAGCTGCAACATTCTCTCTATTCCTGAGATTTGACTGCATTTCAAGAAATCCTTCAAGCATCTCGGGTTGCCCAACTTATGGCTTTAGGCTTGTTTTAAGCACTTTTTTAAGTTGCCAAACGCTACAAAAAAACTAAAAAGCTGGTTTGAACAGCTTAAAAACCAATCCAAACACGCTCTTAGCCACAACAGAACTACTTCATCCGATAGGCATCACAATGAAACTTCTATCTAATACATTTCTGGTAACTTAAGAGTGACACAAAGTATAAACAATGTGCAAAGACAAGATTTCAGGAATGGTACTACTCCGACTTCTACACTGAGAAACCGTCTACTTTTTACAAGAGTCAAGAGTTGCCCGTCGCCTTGGTTTATTCATacaaacaatgacaataataagCTACACAAGCGAGCATCCAGATATGAAGCCAAACAAGCAAATAAGTTATTATTGGTGTTAACAAATGAAAATAGCTAGTAGTAGGAATTACTAATTTTGTTACTTCCAACGTTCAATAATCAAAACTTGTGTAGTAAATTCATTTCTCTACTTGCCTGGTGGAATAAGGAGTTGCAACAGCAACTATTCTCCCAAAATTTCTCTCTATTCGCACTTGTAGAGCATCATAACCACAACTCTGCTGCTCCTCTTGAATCTCTTTAGCTGAAAGCACAGCGGATTGGCTTGAATTATCCAACTCAATTATCTGTAATGTTGGAATAAAGCCCAAATCGCGAGGGATGCTGTCCAAATGAAGGCAACCCTTTAGAACTAGATGTTCCAGGCATGGAAAATGATCATTTGAGGCGCTCCATTGCTCTAAGTCGGACATCTCGATTAGCAACAGTTTTAAAGAACAGAACCCCTCTTCAACTTGTTCCCATTTTGGTCCTGTGAAGGCATAATTTTTTAGTTTGAGTACCTCAAGATTTGGCAATCTACAAAGAGACGTCATACTCTCCCACGGCAAGTAAGTGAAGCTCAAAGTCAATTTCTTAAGATTCTCCGGAAGTGCATCAAGATGACGAGCTAATTTTGGTTCTTGTACAGGTGGTTTCAACCCAAAAATCTTTAATGCCTCGAGTTGAGGCAGGAGAGCAAGATTTCTAAAGCAATCTGACCACAAGTCTGACATTGTATCACTAGAATAAGGCCACAGTTTTTCAGATGTGTAAAGAAAATCACTCCAGAGAATTTGGACTGGGTAAGTATAATCGATCGATTCACATATCCCCAATTTCTTCAACTTAGGAGTGCTTGAGAAGACATCCTTTGTACAATCTGCAAGGGTAATATTGACAAGTGTTTGTAGGTTATTTAGAACCCAGGAACTGTATCTATTACATTCTACTTTGGTTGGACTCGGCAAACAGATGCTTGGTTTAACATGGAGATGTCTGAGGTTTGGCATCGTCCAAATCTCCCAAGGAAAAGTTGAGCTTCTAGAATACAGATGAAGTATTAAAGTCTGCAAACTCCAAAACTGTGATACTAGTGGAGGGAATTCGCTACCAGTGGCAACTGCAAGGTAACGCAAATTAACAAGTTGCATTATCTCACTGGGAAACTGAGGGAAATGTTGGAAAGTGATATCTAGAACCCTGAGCAATTTGAAGTCTATGTATGAAAAAATTGAACTTTCCGAAATATTGAATCCCAAGATGGAACGAGAAACAGAAACAGTAGAATCCGTCGGTTGAATAGAGTAACTTGAGAAGATGGTGCTACAATTGATACTAACCCGACGTAAAGCTGTTATGCTTTCTGATAGAACATCAAGGGAACTCTTCAAGACATGTAGAAAGTTTTTTCTTCTAGCTTCTTCTAAGCAAAACTCTCGCATGATGTCATGGACTTTACATGTTTTGAGTTTTCCATTAGACCGCTTTCCAGCTAAAACCAAACATCTATCAATAAGATCCTCCAAACAATCCTCTGCTATCTCTTCCATGGTCGTATGTCCTGTTGCATTAAGGAAGCCCTCAGCAACCCACAACCTAATTAGCTTCCACACGGGAATCTCAAAATCTTCAGGAAATGCTCCCATGTACAAGAAGCAGGCTTTTAAATGTTGAGGCAAGTAGTTGTAACTTAGAGCAAGTATGTCTAAACACTGCCCTGGCTCACGATTTACAACGGAGCCCACACTTTCAGCAACAGTGTTCCAGCTATCCGGAGTCTTGCTCATTTTGGAAAGATGCCCTGCAACCACAACAATCGCTAGAGGTAGTCCTTGGCATTTTTCTGCAATACTTTTCCCAATCACTTCCAACTCAAAAGGGCATCCTCTTTTCCCGAAAAGTTTCTCACGGAGTAGTTCCCAACCTTCATCTTTGTTTAGAAAATTCAGTCGGTGAGGTTGCCTATCTGGATTAGGATTAGCATAAGTTGCGACATCAATGAGCCTACTTGTTAGTATGACACGACTTTTATTGTTATCATTAGGAAGAAACATGCTCACATTGTCCCAAGCATCAGTGCTCCACATGTCATCGACGACAATGAGAAATCTCTTACCCTTTAAACTTTTGTACAATCGGTCAGCCATTTCTTGGTTTCTACCTTCGTACATTTCTTTTGAAGGTTGAGTCATTAGCCTACCATACAGTCGATCAGCAGCTTCTTTGTCGCTCTCTTGATTGGATCCACTGGCTGGAGGAACAACTGAATAAAAGAGGTCAAGTAATGTGTCTCTTTCTCTATACTCTTGAGAAATAGTGGTCCAAGCACGAACATCAAACCGGTAAACAACAGAAGGATCGTTATATGCTCTTTTTGCAAGAGTTGTTTTACCAATACCAGCCATCCCGACTATAGTGATAATATCTAGTTCAGAAGAATCACCTCTGAGCCTATCAATTATTTTGTCCAAGTCGTCCTGGAAACCAACCGGTGTTTGTTGTTGCAAATTTGGACTACTAGTTGATACATCCCTCCTAGCTGGTGAAACTCGTGTATGAAAAAGCCTTGTCCTAATCTTGTCACCCTTAATTGTCATTGCTTCTTTTTTGACCAATTCCATTTCTTCAATTGCTACCTGTAACCTCCTACATAGAACTGAGTAGGCCTTTTTTCGGTcctttgcatttttggccaaaaaatattttctcaacttTGAGTCAACAATATCTTCAACTTGATATGTTTTCTCTTTGATCTTTCCTTCCAATAATTTTAGCCCTTCATGCTTATGCATTAGCTTTTCAAAATCCGCCAAGAACTCTTGAAAAGATAAAATTCTTTTGCATAGTGATAAGATCTGTTCTTTCCTCTGAAGATTATTCAGTAATGGATGATTGCATTGCAGGAACAGCTCGAGTGAGCATACAGCAGAAGTCAGAGCAGCATAAGCCATTTCTTCTTCCTTAGAAAATTACATTAAACAAACTATCAGTCTACCACTACTTTACAAAAACAACTAGGCGACGGAGccaaaatttgaagtttatgagttcTAAATTTGCCAAAAGAACCTATAGCATGTCTTAGTTACTGGTtcgcaattaaatatttatacatatttaataaatttcctaATAAGTCAAACCTCTCTACAGTAAAGTGCTATTATagagaatatatattataacataatataaaaatcgGTTTCGAAaaagcttggcttttatagtgaatgttTGTTATATAAGTATGTTGTTATAGAAATGTCTGAATGTACAAATACAGAATCTAAGCAAAAGCTAGCGATACGTCACACTCTAGCTACGAGTTGAGGTAGACTATATGAATTCTAACTGACCATGTTACTCCATTACCTCATCTTAAACATGAGTTTATAACCTCGAAAAAAGATCATTAACATAATAATACAACTTATAATGTCAAAAATCGTCTAAAAAGTTACAAAAATTAAATACAGCCCCAATATTAGAAAACTAGAACAGTAAATATTGGGAAAGCAGAGACCTGATAGTAGTGGCGGCTGTGGGCAAAAATACAGAAGAAGGTAAAGTACCAGCAACAGCAAGAGGGGAAATGCAACAAGTTGAAGCTTCATTCTTTCTCCTATATAAGAAGTGTAAGAACAGAGTGGTCTTCGTTGACATGATGCCAGCTTCATTTACCCCTGTTTTTCATTATTATTACATTAACTGCCATCACACAATTTTGTAAATAAAGGAACTTTTGAGGCATTTCAAAGCCTAATTTGTCTCCACAAATGCATAGTACAATTTAGTCAATAGAAAATTTTGGAGAAATTTCCACAGATGCATAGTACAAATTGTGCATTTTCAAAGCCTATTTACTCAAGACTTGTCCGCATGTGCATAGTACAAATATACTACAAATTGTTAGACCACATATTTACTCAACGCTGGTCTACGATCCAATATAATTCCACTAGTAAAATTTagagagggtaatgtgtacgcaaatATTATCCCTAACCTGAGATAGAAAAACTatttttcgatagaccctcggctccctcccctCCTTCCGCAACTCCCCACATATGCATAGTACAAATTGTTAGACCACACATGTGCACAGTACAAATTGTTAGACCACATACTTACTCAAGACTTGTCCACGTGTGCATAGTAAAAATTGTTAGACCACTATTTCTCGAAAGTAGCATATTTTATAAGCGCATATTACAAATACTTTAACCAAATCTAAGACTTTCTAAATCAAGTATATTTGGCAGCTCATTTATTTGAAAAGGAATATGTATTTGAAttcaattaaatatatataagttTTATGCAATTAGGATCTAATAAATAACTAATTGCTGAGTTTGAATAGCAAATATGTTAAATCAACAGTTAAGCTTGAATAAATAAAATTGACAAGTTAAATCGTAACAGAATATACTCACTAAATAACAAAAAAGCATAGCATAATAAATttactaaataaaaaaataatttttacatataaatatatGCTAGGTTGAAGTTCAACCTATGTCAATAAGGTAATAATTAATATTCATATTCATCTAAAACTTTAAACATTATAAATTcatgaaataaagtaaatacaATACTATAACATTTTATAATTTATGTAGTTTATAGTGctttcaaatagtacaattatttTGGCGCCGGCTCATTCAATATGAAGAAATGTGCATACATTTTTTTCTAATAAAAGTAAAATTATGTAAATAAAAGTTGTTGTAAGATTTTACATTAATTTTGCAACTTTAAAATTAGTTTCTAATTTAACTTTTACGCCATTATTTCTAACCTATTAACCCTTATATTGTCAtgagtttatttatttaaaatactaaCATTTAAGTTAATTACTAATTtagttattaatttaatttatatttgCTATTTACCCTAAATTCAATGGACCAAATCACTAGAATATTTGTTATGGAAAAAAATCGATAATTTACAATATTTTAATCTAGTTACTTCTTGAGTTGCAAGTGATATGTCTATTTGCATTACtactttttgaaaataatttgacTATCCTAtaaaaaaatgttaaaattattGAATTGCCAATTGGTATATAGTGTTCAATTTAGAGAAAGTTGACTCATAAAGAATATTTCAAATAGTAGATATTCAATAGCTAATTGGGACACTGTCTCAATGCCAAAAGGTGCTAGGGGACTTGGAATGAGAAAAGCCAAAGACAAAAATACTGTCATTATTACTGGCCTCACTTGGAGACTATCTAGCCATCCATCCGCCACTTGGGCGAAAGTTCTAACCTTCAAATATGTTGGTAGATACTCTAAGAACACTCATTCCTTTATCTGGAGTAATATCCTCATGGGTTGGAAAATTTGCGAACAAGCCATTGTTTGGAATATCGGAAATGGCAAGAACATTGACTTCTAGTATGCAAATTGGCTACGTTGCACTAAAAACCTGCGTAGCATGATTCAAGGGCCCCTCTCAAACAATGATTTACAACTCAAAGTTTGGAATATTAAAACAAATGACACATGGGACTTGTCAAACCTCTCTTTAGAACTTTCACCCCATATCTCAAACGAAGTACTCTCCTTACAAACAACCAATGGTTATAATAACATTGATATACCAATGTGGGCCCCTACCATAGATGGTATATTCACCACCAAATACGTTTACCCCCTTATATCtcccaatatagtactaaatcaAAGCAAAGACTTCAAATGGCTTTGGAAGTTAAAAATTTGGAATAAGATCAAGTATTTCTTATGGCAATGCTACCATGATCGATTACCCACCAAAAGCTACCTAAGTCATAGTGGTATTAGTATATCAATATACTGCTCCATTTGTAATTTAGTAGAAGAATCGCCCCAACATATCTTTCTCTTCTGCCCCATGGCCACCTCCTTATGGTAAGAGCTGGGCATTAACACACAATCACTAGACATACAAAATACCCATTGGCTCGAAGCTCTCTATAAAAGTGACCCACGGGTTAATTATCACTCCTTAACTTGGAACTGCCTCTTCTCCTTTGCAATTTGACACTTGTGGTTGAATAGGAATAGGAACACTTTCTACAGACTTTGCCAACCTCTTAATCGAAACCTTGTAATCTCTAGAAGCCTTGAATACCTCCATTGTAGTAACATCACTTGTCGTAACCTAGACAGACCCTAACAGTACTACCTAAGTGGGACCCTCATTCCATGAACCAAATAAAGCTTAGTATTGACGGGGCTTTTGCAGGTAAGTTTAAGTAAGTGAGAGTATTTCGAGATAATAATGGggattggataatgagatttagtaaAACCAGTTATGGTCATCTCCACTATCCATGGAACTACAGGCATTATGCTATGGATTGTAACTAGCAAACGATCATAACTTGACAAACCTTCAAATTGAAACGAACTCAACATCCGTACCAACCctacttgaaactttaaattatCCACCCTATAATGCACTAATCTCTGATTGCAGGTACTGGTTGAGGAGGTTTGGGAATCCACCAATCCAACATAACTTCCTAGAAGGAAACAAAGTAGCACATGAATTAGCACAACAAGGAGTCAAGCAAGCCAACGTCTACTATTCTCAAGTATATTCATCCGTACCAGAATTTCTAATGGATGCAATCCAAGCTGATAAGGAAGGCATCACTACTACTAGGATCAATACCACCAACGTTGTTGTTTCAAATAATTTGGCTATGCTTGAAAACTCTGCTATGACATCTTTTGGCTGTAATAGTGCTAGTACTAGTACAAATAAGTCTGATCCCAATGGGAGGACAATGTACGGTAGGAGTGGCAAATGGGTGGGTtgggtcggatatggttcggaTCGAAAATGAGTAATGTTTCACACCCTTAACATGAGTTTTGTTAAGGGTTATTGATTGGAGTGGGAAACGGGCAGGTCGAatatggttcgggtcgaaaacggataatgaaaatggataaattatccggcccgacccatatttaatatggataaaaaacgggttaaccggcggataatatgggtaaccatattatccatgagttcttgaatatgatcacttttgggaaaATTTCTAGTCtctcaaacttgaggaacccccaatttgaagctttgcaaatgtaaaagttaaactcattggttatccattggttacccattggttatccattttctaaatggataatatggttcttatccatatttgacccgtctttaaaaagttcattatccaacccattttttagtggataatatgggtggttaactgttttcttttaatcattttgccaccactatttatacggataaaaaacgggttaaccgacggataatatgggtaaccatattatccatgacttcttgcatatgatcacttttgggagaattcttagtctccctaacttgagcAACTCTCAATTTGAgactttacaaatataaaagctagacccattggttatccattggttacccattggttatccactttctaaatggataatattgTTCTTATCCATAATTGATCCGTTTTTAAATAGTTCATTAtacaacccattttttagtggataatatggatggTTAACTATTTTCATTTAACCATTTTGCCGCCCCTAATGTACGATTACTCTTCTAACTAGTTGTTAATAAACTATCTTTTATTGCCAAAAACAAATAGCTAATTTAGGCAAAGCACTCCTAAGCAGttaaatattttgcaaaatttcTCTTTATACTTGAGAAtattgattaaaaattaaaattgttttacaggTATGCTCAATGACAATATCAATTAAAATAGTACCGCTATAATATT
This window encodes:
- the LOC107792545 gene encoding putative late blight resistance protein homolog R1A-3; translated protein: MAYAALTSAVCSLELFLQCNHPLLNNLQRKEQILSLCKRILSFQEFLADFEKLMHKHEGLKLLEGKIKEKTYQVEDIVDSKLRKYFLAKNAKDRKKAYSVLCRRLQVAIEEMELVKKEAMTIKGDKIRTRLFHTRVSPARRDVSTSSPNLQQQTPVGFQDDLDKIIDRLRGDSSELDIITIVGMAGIGKTTLAKRAYNDPSVVYRFDVRAWTTISQEYRERDTLLDLFYSVVPPASGSNQESDKEAADRLYGRLMTQPSKEMYEGRNQEMADRLYKSLKGKRFLIVVDDMWSTDAWDNVSMFLPNDNNKSRVILTSRLIDVATYANPNPDRQPHRLNFLNKDEGWELLREKLFGKRGCPFELEVIGKSIAEKCQGLPLAIVVVAGHLSKMSKTPDSWNTVAESVGSVVNREPGQCLDILALSYNYLPQHLKACFLYMGAFPEDFEIPVWKLIRLWVAEGFLNATGHTTMEEIAEDCLEDLIDRCLVLAGKRSNGKLKTCKVHDIMREFCLEEARRKNFLHVLKSSLDVLSESITALRRVSINCSTIFSSYSIQPTDSTVSVSRSILGFNISESSIFSYIDFKLLRVLDITFQHFPQFPSEIMQLVNLRYLAVATGSEFPPLVSQFWSLQTLILHLYSRSSTFPWEIWTMPNLRHLHVKPSICLPSPTKVECNRYSSWVLNNLQTLVNITLADCTKDVFSSTPKLKKLGICESIDYTYPVQILWSDFLYTSEKLWPYSSDTMSDLWSDCFRNLALLPQLEALKIFGLKPPVQEPKLARHLDALPENLKKLTLSFTYLPWESMTSLCRLPNLEVLKLKNYAFTGPKWEQVEEGFCSLKLLLIEMSDLEQWSASNDHFPCLEHLVLKGCLHLDSIPRDLGFIPTLQIIELDNSSQSAVLSAKEIQEEQQSCGYDALQVRIERNFGRIVAVATPYSTRQVEK